CCAGAATGTTGAACTGCAATTCGAATGCCACCGTCCAATTCTTTGGAAATGGAAAGAACACGTCCCATGTCTATACTCTTCACCGTCACATTTGAGGTTGAATCGATTTGAGGCATAATTTCTACACCTTTTAGCGTGGAAGCAAAGGGCTCCACAATGCTTCCAGCTACCGGAGCACTAAGCTCATGTTGAGCTGCTGCCTTTTGAGCAGGTTCGTCTTTGTCACCAAATATCGGTATGAACGCCGGTGCACCATTAAAATTCTCCTCATACCAGACCCGCACTGCTGTGAAATCCATGTCATTACTCAAGGCATCACTAATAAAGGCTTGGACTTTATAGGACCATGGCTGGTGAACTGTAAAAACTCCCCACACCGCTCCAAACACAAGCACACTGGCTATAACCCGTCGAATAAAACCGGAAGAAAATTTAGAACCTCCTCCTCCTGGTTCCTCCCAGCCACCCCGTCTCTCTTTCCACATCACTTCCGGATCAGGCTCTATAGATGATTGCTCCTCATTTTTCTTAAACCCCGTACCCCACTCCTTGAAGCTCGTACTCTTTTCGGGCATAACGAATAACGGAGGCACCTCTGCTGTTTCTATATTCGGGATTTCCTCCAGCAAACTACGAATACGCTCCTTGCGGCGATTTTTGATATCTGATTTGAGATCCATGTTTATCCCTCCGGACGGGCTTGTTTTACTTCCATTTTATGAAGCACGGAAGTCTCTTTAGAACAAGCCCACCCAAGGTGGAGCACTTAAATACCACTAAATAAATAAATCCCACCCATAGATTTCTCTAGTGGTGGGACCGTTAATGCTTCTATAGTAAGATTGCTTGGTGCAGAATTAAGCCATACCGAAAAATTTCTTGAACTTCTTAAATGCTCCCGGTTTCCGATCAAGCTGCATTAGCGGCACAGCATCACCTAAAATTCTACGAGCAATATTGCGGTAGGCAATAGCTGCTGACGAATCGGGATTCATAACTGTAGGCTCTCCACTATTTGCGGCCTTAATGACCAGTTCATCATCCGGAACAATTCCGATAAGATCAATATTCAACACCTGTAAAATATCCTCAATATCAAGCATATCCCCAGACTTCACAAGACCTGGGCGAATACGATTTACCACCAGCTTTGGCGATTCCACATGTGACTGCTCAAGCAGTCCGATAATACGATCCGCATCCCGCACAGCAGCATGCTCTGGTGTGGTAACCACGATCGCTTTATCCGCACCGGCAATCGCATTGCGGAAGCCATGTTCAATCCCTGCTGGACAATCAATCAAAATATATTCATATTCCTTCTTCAGTTCGAGAATAATATCTTTTACTTGTTCAGGAGTGACGGACGTTTTATCCTTCGTTTGAGCTGCGGGCAACATATACAACTCATCAAAGCGTTTGTCTTTAACGAGTGCTTGATTTAGGCGACAACGACCCTCCGCTACATCCACAAGATCATAAATAATACGATTCTCAAGCCCCATTACTACATCCAGATTACGCAGTCCAATGTCGGTATCGACGAGACATACTTTTTTACCCTGCAGTGCAAGTGCGGTTCCAATATTGGCTGTTGTGGTTGTTTTGCCAACTCCGCCTTTGCCCGAGGTTACGACTATCGCTTCTCCCATGGAGGCTACACCCCTTTAAACACATT
This genomic stretch from Paenibacillus sp. FSL H7-0737 harbors:
- a CDS encoding M23 family metallopeptidase, producing the protein MDLKSDIKNRRKERIRSLLEEIPNIETAEVPPLFVMPEKSTSFKEWGTGFKKNEEQSSIEPDPEVMWKERRGGWEEPGGGGSKFSSGFIRRVIASVLVFGAVWGVFTVHQPWSYKVQAFISDALSNDMDFTAVRVWYEENFNGAPAFIPIFGDKDEPAQKAAAQHELSAPVAGSIVEPFASTLKGVEIMPQIDSTSNVTVKSIDMGRVLSISKELDGGIRIAVQHSGGITAEYGHLNGTKLEIDDWIQSGDELGWMLEKEGSSAPTLFFAVMKDKTYIDPTEVVSFD
- the minD gene encoding septum site-determining protein MinD; translation: MGEAIVVTSGKGGVGKTTTTANIGTALALQGKKVCLVDTDIGLRNLDVVMGLENRIIYDLVDVAEGRCRLNQALVKDKRFDELYMLPAAQTKDKTSVTPEQVKDIILELKKEYEYILIDCPAGIEHGFRNAIAGADKAIVVTTPEHAAVRDADRIIGLLEQSHVESPKLVVNRIRPGLVKSGDMLDIEDILQVLNIDLIGIVPDDELVIKAANSGEPTVMNPDSSAAIAYRNIARRILGDAVPLMQLDRKPGAFKKFKKFFGMA